A single region of the Paraburkholderia sp. SOS3 genome encodes:
- the hutC gene encoding histidine utilization repressor translates to MNSQAEAVCARAAHANPLLAQTMPAYEQIKRYVLARIAEGAWTPGAPIPSETELVKQFGVARMTVSRALRELTNERVLTRVQGAGTYVAPPRYESTVHAVRNIADEIAARGHRHSAHVLMLEASAAQSALDALGLDEGPVFHSRIVHCEEGAPIQYEDRFVNPRLFPQYLEQDFTVETPNQYMVRVVPIQRAEFEIHAQKPEAQVRRHLQMEMGEPCLMLWRRTWVGAEIATSVQLWHPASRFHLAGAL, encoded by the coding sequence ATGAACAGTCAGGCCGAAGCCGTTTGCGCACGCGCGGCGCACGCTAACCCGCTGCTGGCGCAGACGATGCCCGCCTATGAGCAGATCAAGCGCTACGTGCTGGCGCGCATTGCCGAGGGCGCGTGGACACCCGGCGCGCCAATTCCTTCGGAGACGGAACTCGTCAAGCAATTCGGCGTTGCGCGCATGACGGTTTCGCGCGCGCTGCGCGAACTGACGAACGAACGTGTACTGACGCGCGTGCAGGGCGCGGGCACCTATGTGGCGCCGCCACGCTATGAATCGACGGTGCATGCGGTTCGTAATATCGCCGATGAAATCGCCGCACGCGGCCATCGGCATTCGGCGCATGTGCTGATGCTCGAAGCAAGCGCTGCGCAAAGCGCGCTCGATGCGCTCGGGCTTGACGAGGGGCCCGTGTTCCACTCGCGCATCGTGCATTGCGAAGAGGGCGCGCCGATCCAGTACGAAGACCGCTTCGTGAACCCGCGCCTTTTTCCCCAGTATCTCGAGCAGGACTTCACGGTCGAAACGCCGAACCAGTATATGGTGCGCGTCGTGCCGATCCAGCGCGCCGAGTTCGAGATTCACGCGCAAAAGCCCGAGGCGCAGGTGCGCCGTCACCTGCAGATGGAGATGGGCGAGCCCTGCCTGATGCTGTGGCGTCGCACATGGGTCGGCGCCGAGATTGCGACGTCGGTGCAGTTGTGGCATCCGGCGTCGCGCTTTCACCTTGCTGGCGCGCTTTAG